One window of the Bombus pyrosoma isolate SC7728 linkage group LG5, ASM1482585v1, whole genome shotgun sequence genome contains the following:
- the LOC122567990 gene encoding serine/arginine repetitive matrix protein 2 isoform X1, with translation MSGDSNQTPQSGKRKKLVKLDSEDSDESIVQSRRRKKTSKFISEGETSDEDSDDQVRPIRPVRSQNHRLVSENESSYESSSSNTSKYKEFGDSSEISEWQSDWSSSSELEKKSPVRRKVLGKPKAKKPAKIVSDTDTDNNDDQVEKCPICLLPFKRQELGSPSSCEHCFCLECLIEWSKNVNTCPVDRQTFTIINVRDKLGGQIIRCIPVEVASSEEEKLDDLTFCEVCHQSNREDRMLLCDGCDRGYHLECLTPPLDEVPIEEWFCPECSQNNQTNAETVKIDVEEIIDLVDEARRLGVTYGRIRTNIPQDYYPRIIPRTRHTERVRATIRRRNRLDDNTLLTRQLTFDPNQPSTSSGLESYGDKSQSRSSSNASSSLGSRDRNCSNKHSGKSRKYRSSSSDSSDESISRKSRRRISDKNNSENSGNKTRRKDSNNQRSGGSSRKSGTRNNSRKSGRSKNVSRGTLLKEVRITERNENGKEEEIVAYVKVAAVGSKRRKTKRRKRKSHRRLARTVATTLATSRRRLANSLGICKPFIPILIPTVKNRPIIPERSALNISRHNSGIPRISLFGDRLNLDYSPPGSDMEDYHATIGPTITVQRHSIISSRRHLRLKNVVIPQQPQHDLLSNIMNDQEIWHSKNSNVTLKANGFLLIEKKKELSELKKEKLEEKGLSKTAEIESVVEDTVSRVDAPLDISRSDVPLDVSTINPESIMQAPMYNNPCGGGNRGNFRGSYRDNTRHSHGGQNYGRDSLSGSGRHSYGGSGGNFGRDFGPPAFYNPNFEHCGPPMFGGNPPFRNRNPQHFRNERFRFMPSGRPQFNFAEGFSEQHSFPERFNRPRSPQAPVERLQNNMPPNLPEDTPRTDTIDQQPQDIENVSVRQEEDCDIYCDIETKSDGELQDQQNGSMALLPPPEPPSGLLDFEENSKSDKDSDQELVIDDSQKEDTPKNDKYDPFSVDSDSDSETKKNEEITEEKKEEHSVKNMAQTDTSDTSIRLSAYDDEDEEDSQADCPNFSIYSSQTIDVARHTEQQLSQQIGPLEPPPLPPSIPDDDDVIVGDVQACDLADIPEPSDPYVEALRKERQTLSKIPPKKISHDSRGKITFKIGSKLKINNRLLGLQEEEKETNSEKKKEAEPAKEEETSVDREEERKRIAKNKYEEEVQLKEDKQEDSEELLTPANPLNLKEKDADEDEKEKELIESPTVDAIEKDSNVAISPNVTELSPKKVENKISNECVSEEESETFTSLYKTLKTDVENENLKEDSRIREEHDVVKVKDPEDYRSEKDDKKQRHIDKEEEDDDDEEEEEEEDDDDDEEEEEEEEEEERFPIEKEKTSKKDIIDEDVDKNTWESDGAYTPCKDELPLKESKSSSEQLPPIESGLEPITPTKDKPDDLDSCRTPVDYNVLGTEAISETDEAMNFEDELTLLSLRKEKEMEDGEIVEEKTMKEGDKAEKEKEDEKKQKKKEKKEKSKETEKNKENIASENQVAWKKLSKSTKERSYRDKEKRSKSKEREKLKKKKEVVKKKEKRKELPRYDVRKIVAERPSRPRKDEYGRDIREKSRQRSRSRSCSSSKRSRSYSKLRSRSRSRTRLQRSWSRDRRSYSKSLSRRRSLSRGRRKSPKRRSTSRRRSSSRKRSLSRRRSRSVSRKRRSRSVSRKRRSLSRRRSRRSVSRSRRSLSRSRQRRSISRSRRSLSRSRDRRKDKKKYKSRSRSRNRKKSRSKSPRKSSKSRERKHSKRKAQSRSRSKGRSCSRNWEQVDKIVEQEFSREREERESWSAQWTPSWSRSRSKTPQHVQQEPITSREWSPMLDNVSVPPKNLTVILTNKEAIKKKKKERKKENKKAKDEKKRKGKRNRTPPPSKEVFASGDNILVSVCFNKDNENDQAVVPELPETIPLIPPLKRRRRESLQTDPPKRSKKEKSKDKRSKSPKPKKDKKKKSKAAEIAATKKPVAVIDLDQSPFREQTPSPRDVIVLSDDDDKQIQQIMPDQCQPSQNSPPREQFISQGPKTPPEPQIKFSINKQSSNLRPSMLNPLLDEEEEEEMDERVEEELEMRAQEELELRLKIGPNTPPEPPTSPPTSPDAYDPFDPTKSRSPTPDVSQEANSGDERRRSPRKHDSADSNILEEENLQNQERQSQEKQLEKPKIISMVTIKRASPQRDDVNDNETNKDTAVSTGNLEVQQSQQNVQNQSNPFAVMNPVLATVAAAVQRSGVFNTSNSNSNQRNLLQSNRISPSNQQKQRPCDRSQAPSVFTNSGKSSRSSKAGQTKTNGQNGNDAGAETADNVDMSSPYSPGSTLSDGIFDPPSPTNYNNSPAAGAGSVAGPVGSQPTKTNNSKTVKSTEKKDAFDALFGALPATKTTSKSSRSKKPQKDKKKSTNPKVGVRMDENQLQILDDLPSSAVEMQVKDKFLKKLNRQERVVEEVKLVLKPHYTKKHVTKEEYKDIMRKAVPKICHNKTGEINPKKIAHLIEAYVRKCRSSKKKNTESSSVKASKPAKILWS, from the exons ATGTCTGGTGACAGTAATCAAACTCCTCAATCTGGCAAGCGGAAAAAACTTGTCAAACTTGATAGTGAAGATAGTGATGAATCTATAGTGCAATCtcgtagaagaaaaaagactTCT aaattcattaGTGAAGGTGAAACTAGTGATGAAGATAGTGATGATCAAGTAAGACCTATTCGACCTGTTAGATCACAAAACCAT AGACTCGTTTCAGAAAATGAGTCCAGTTATGAAAGCAGCAGTTCAAACACTAGTAAATACAAGGAATTTG gAGACAGTAGTGAAATTTCAGAATGGCAATCAGACTGGAGCAGCTCAtcagaattagaaaaaaagtCTCCTGTCAGGCGAAAAGTTCTTGGAAAACCAAAAGCTAAAAAACCTGCAAAAATTGTATCAGATACAGATACTGATAATAATGATGATCAAGTAGAAAAGTGTCCAATTTGTCTACTTCCTTTTAAAAGACAGGAATTAGGCAGTCCTTCTTCCTGTGAACATTGTTTTTGTTTAGAATGCTTAATTGAGTGgagtaaaaatgtaaatacttGTCCAGTGGATCGACAAACTTTCACGATAATTAATGTCCGAGATAAGCTGGGTGGTCAA ATTATAAGATGCATCCCGGTAGAAGTTGCTTCCagcgaagaagagaaattggATGATCTTACATTTTGTGAAGTATGCCATCAAAGTAATAGAGAAGATCGTATGCTTCTTTGTGATGGTTGTGATCGTGGTTATCATTTAGAATGCTTGACGCCTCCATTAGATGAAGTACCTATAGAGGAGTGGTTTTGCCCAGAATGTTCCCagaataatcaaaccaatgcAGAAACT GTGAAAATTGATGTGGAGGAAATCATAGATCTAGTGGATGAAGCTCGCAGACTTGGTGTTACTTATGGAAGAATTCGTACCAATATACCACAAGATTATTATCCAAGGATTATACCTCGTACTAGACATACAGAACGTGTTAGAGCTACTATTCGAAG AAGAAATAGACTAGATGATAATACGCTATTAACTCGTCAATTGACATTTGATCCAAATCAACCTTCTACTTCATCTGGTTTGGAATCCTATGGAGATAAAAGTCAAAGTCGATCTTCAAGCAATGCCTCCAGCTCTTTAGGTTCTAGAGATCGTAACTGTTCGAATAAACATTCTGGAAAATCACGAAAATATAGAAGTAGTTCCAGCGACTCTAGTGATGAAAGTATTTCCAGGAAATCTCGAAGAAGAATcagtgataaaaataattccgaaAATTCGGGTAATAAAACTAGAAGAAAAGATAGTAATAATCAACGATCTGGAGGTAGTTCGCGAAAAAGTGGAACGagaaataattcaagaaaGTCTGGAAGAtctaaaaatgtttctagAGGAACTCTTCTAAAAGAAGTTAGAATTACAGAACGTAATGAAAAtgggaaagaggaagagattGTAGCATATGTCAAAGTGGCTGCAGTTGgatcaaaaagaagaaaaacaaaaagaagaaag AGAAAAAGTCATAGACGTCTCGCTAGAACTGTAGCCACTACTTTAGCTACTAGCAGGAGAAGACTTGCAAATTCTCTGGGTATTTGTAAGCCATTTATTCCCATTTTAATACCTACTGTTAAAAATCGACCAATTATACCAGAAAGATCCGCATTGAACATTTCCCGACATAATTCTGGAATCCCAAGAATTAGTCTTTTCGGAGATCGTCTTAATTTGGATTATAGTCCTCCGGG ATCGGATATGGAAGATTATCATGCAACTATTGGTCCTACTATAACTGTTCAAAGACATTCTATAATTTCCTCTCGAAGGCACTTGCGTCTAAAAAACGTTGTTATTCCACAACAACCTCAACATGATCTTCTAAGTAATATAATGAACGACCAAGAGATTTGGCATTCAAAAAATAGTAATGTGACTTTGAAAGCTAATGGGTTTCTcttaatagagaaaaagaaggagttGAGTGagttgaagaaagaaaaattagaagaaaaagggTTATCTAAAACCGCAGAGATAGAATCTGTTGTAGAAGATACAGTTTCTAGAGTTGATGCTCCACTAGATATTTCTAGATCTGATGTTCCGTTAGATGTGTCTACAATCAATCCAGAATCGATTATGCAGGCTCCAATGTATAATAATCCTTGTGGAGGAGGAAATAGAGGCAATTTTAGGGGTAGTTACAGGGATAATACGAGGCATAGTCATGGTGGGCAAAACTATGGAAGAGATTCTTTAAGTGGGAGTGGAAGACATAGTTATGGAGGAAGTGGAGGTAATTTTGGAAGAGATTTCGGACCACCTGCGTTTTATAATCCAAATTTTGAACATTGCGGACCTCCAATGTTCGGAGGTAATCCTCCATTTAGAAATCGAAATCCTCAACACTTTAGAAATGAAAGATTCCGCTTCATGCCTTCAGGAAGACCACAGTTTAATTTTGCTGAAGGATTTTCTGAGCAGCATTCTTTTCCTGAGAGGTTCAATCGCCCTCGGTCACCACAAGCTCCTGTTGAACGTCTTCAAAATAACATGCCACCAAATTTACCAGAAGATACTCCAAGAACTGATACTATAGATCAACAACCAcaagatattgaaaatgtttctgtTAGACAAGAGGAAGATTGCGATATTTATTGcgatattgaaacaaaatctGATGGAGAGCTTCAAGATCAACAAAATGGTTCAATGGCTCTGTTACCTCCACCAGAACCTCCATCAGGACTTTTAGACtttgaagaaaattctaaGAGCGATAAAGATAGTGATCAAGAGCTAGTTATTGATGATAGCCAAAAAGAAGATACTCCAAAGAATGATAAGTATGACCCCTTCTCTGTAGATAGTGATAGCGATagtgaaacaaagaaaaacgaagaaattacggaagaaaaaaaagaagagcacAGTGTGAAAAATATGGCACAAACAGACACCTCGGATACATCTATTCGTTTATCAGCTTATGATGACGAGGACGAAGAGGATTCTCAAGCCGATTGTCCAAACTTCTCCATTTATTCCTCTCAAACGATCGATGTAGCACGGCATACTGAACAACAATTATCTCAACAAATAGGGCCACTTGAACCACCTCCTCTCCCTCCTTCGATTCCCGATGATGATGATGTCATTGTTGGCGATGTTCAGGCTTGCGATCTAGCTGATATTCCAGAACCATCAGACCCATATGTTGAAGCattgagaaaagaaaggcAAACTTTAAGTAAAATTCCACCAAAAAAGATTTCTCACGATAGCCGGGGAAAGATTACGTTCAAGATTGgtagtaaattgaaaattaataatagattGTTAGGActgcaagaagaagaaaaggagactaacagtgaaaagaaaaaagaagctgAG CCTGCAAAAGAAGAGGAGACTTCTGTTGACCGCGAAGAAGAACGGAAAAGAATTGCTAAAAACAAATATGAAGAGGAAGTTCAATTGAAAGAAGATAAACAGGAAGATTCAGAAGAACTTTTGACACCTGCAAATCCTctgaatttgaaagaaaaggacGCAGATGAAgacgaaaaggagaaagaattAATAGAATCACCTACAGTTGACGCAATAGAGAAAGATTCAAATGTAGCTATTTCTCCGAACGTAACCGAGTTGTCTCCAAAAAAagtagagaataaaataagcaACGAGTGTGTGTCGGAAGAAGAAAGCGAAACGTTTACTTCGCTTTATAAGACATTAAAAACCGatgttgaaaatgaaaatttaaaagaagattcAAGAATTAGAGAAGAACACGATGTAGTAAAAGTTAAAGACCCTGAAGACTATAGGAGTGAAAAGGATGATAAAAAACAAAGACATAttgataaagaagaagaagatgatgatgatgaggaggaggaggaggaggaggatgatgatgacgacgaagaagaggaggaggaggaagaagaagaagaaagattccccatagaaaaagagaaaacgagcaaaaaagatataattgatGAAGATGTTGATAAGAACACATGGGAATCAGATGGAGCTTATACTCCTTGCAAAGATGAACTTCCTTTGAAGGAATCGAAATCTTCTTCTGAACAGTTACCCCCTATTGAAAGTGGATTAGAACCAATCACACCAACAAAAGATAAACCTGACGATTTAGATAGCTGTAGGACTCCAGTGGATTACAATGTTTTAGGTACAGAAGCTATATCAGAGACGGACGAAGCTATGAATTTCGAAGATGAGTTAACCTTGTTGAGTTtacgaaaggagaaagaaatggaagatgGTGAAATTGTCGAAGAAAAGACTATGAAAGAAGGCGATAAggctgaaaaagaaaaggaagatgaaaagaagcaaaagaaaaaagaaaagaaagagaagagcaaagaaacagaaaaaaataaagaaaatattgcttcAGAAAATCAAGTAGCATGGAAGAAACTTTCAAAAAGTACGAAAGAAAGGTCCTATagagacaaagaaaaaagatcaaaatcgaaggaaagagaaaagctaaagaaaaagaaagaagtggtgaagaaaaaagaaaaaaggaaggaattaCCCAGATATGATGTTAGGAAAATAGTTGCGGAAAGACCTTCAAGACCTAGGAAAGATGAGTATGGAAGAGATATTAGAGAAAAATCGAGACAAAGAAGTAGGTCTAGGAGTTGTAGTTCATCCAAACGTTCTAGGTCATATTCCAAGCTCCGCTCCAGAAGCAGATCCAGAACTAGATTACAAAGGTCGTGGTCCAGAGATCGTAGATCTTATTCCAAATCTCTTTCCAGACGGAGATCTCTTTCGCGTGGAAGGCGTAAATCGCCAAAGAGAAGATCAACTTCTAGAAGAAGATCTTCTTCAAGGAAACGATCCCTTTCCAGAAGGAGATCGAGATCTGTTTCTCGAAAACGGCGATCGAGATCTGTTTCTCGAAAACGGAGATCCTTATCAAGAAGAAGATCCAGAAGATCAGTCTCTAGATCAAGAAGGTCTTTGTCAAGATCTAGACAAAGAAGATCTATATCAAGATCCAGAAGATCTTTATCTAGATCTCGCGATAGGCGTAAAGACAAGAAAAAGTACAAATCTCGAAGTCGAtcaagaaacagaaagaagtCTCGTTCAAAATCACCTAGAAAGTCGTCGAAATCTAGGGAAAGGAAACattcaaaaagaaaagcaCAAAGTAGATCAAGATCAAAAGGAAGATCTTGTTCTAGGAATTGGGAACAAGTTGACAAAATTGTGGAACAAGAGTTTTCtagggaaagagaagaaagagaatctTGGAGTGCACAATGGACACCATCTTGGTCGAGATCTAGATCAAAAACACCACAGCATGTACAACAAGAACCAATTACTTCTAGAGAATGGTCCCCAATGTTAGATAATGTGTCAGTTCCGCCAAAAAATCTAACTGTAATTTTGACAAACAAGGAAGctattaagaagaaaaagaaagaacgtaaaaaggaaaacaaaaaagctaaagacgaaaagaaaagaaaggggaaaaggAACAGGACTCCTCCACCGTCGAAAGAGGTTTTCGCTAGTGGAGATAATATTTTGGTTAGTGTGTGTTTTAATAAGGATAACGAAAACGATCAAGCAGTAGTCCCCGAACTTCCAGAAACAATTCCTCTAATTCCTCCCCTAAAACGACGCCGTAGGGAATCACTTCAAACTGATCCGccgaaacgatcgaaaaaagaaaagtcgaAGGATAAGCGTTCTAAATCTCCAAAGCCTAAgaaggataaaaagaaaaaatcaaaagCAGCTGAAATAGCCGCTACAAAGAAACCAGTTGCAGTAATTGATCTGGATCAGTCTCCATTCCGGGAACAGACTCCATCTCCTAGAGACGTGATAGTTCTTAGTGACGATGACGATAAGcaaattcaacaaattatgCCGGATCAATGTCAACCATCTCAAAATTCTCCACCACgagaacaatttatttctcaGGGTCCAAAAACACCTCCAGAGCCgcaaatcaaattttcaataaataagcAGAGCAGTAACTTGCGACCGTCAATGTTGAATCCGCTTTTAGatgaggaagaagaggaggaaatgGATGAAAGGGTCGAAGAAGAATTAGAAATGAGAGCGCAGGAGGAGCTAGAATTGAGATTAAAAATTGGACCAAATACTCCTCCAGAACCTCCAACATCACCACCAACTAGTCCAGATGCGTATGATCCATTTGATCCAACGAAATCCAGATCGCCAACACCCGATGTTAGTCAAGAGGCAAATTCCGGCGATGAAAGAAGAAGGTCACCGAGGAAACACGATTCTGCGGATAGTAATATCCTTGAAGAGGAAAATCTGCAAAATCAGGAGAGGCAGAGTCAAGAAAAGCAACTAGAGAAACCTAAGATCATTTCTATGGTTACGATCAAGAGAGCTTCTCCGCAAAGGGATGACGTTAACGATAATGAAACCAATAAGGACACTGCAGTCTCAACCGGGAATTTAGAGGTACAGCAGAGTCaacaaaatgtacaaaacCAGAGTAATCCTTTCGCGGTGATGAATCCTGTACTAGCTACAGTAGCTGCAGCAGTACAGAGAAGTGGAGTATTTAATACGTCAAATTCGAATAGTAATCAACGTAACTTGTTACAGTCGAATCGAATTTCACCGAGTAATCAACAAAAACAACGTCCTTGCGATCGTTCGCAGGCACCTTCGGTTTTTACGAATTCAGGCAAATCCTCAAGAAGCTCAAAGGCCGGACAAACAAAAACCAACGGACAAAATGGAAACGATGCCGGCGCGGAAACAGCGGACAATGTGGATATGTCTTCCCCTTATTCGCCTGGGTCGACACTTAGCGATGGAATCTTCGATCCACCGAGTCCTACGAATTATAACAATTCACCTGCTGCTGGAGCAGGAAGTGTAGCAGGTCCCGTTGGATCTCAACCTACGAAAACTAACAATTCAAAAACGGTAAAATCCACCGAAAAAAAGGATGCCTTCGATGCCCTTTTTGGTGCTTTACCGGCCACAAAAACAACCAGTAAATCAAGTAGAAGCAAAAAACCTcaaaaagataagaagaagTCCACAAATCCGAAAGTTGGTGTTAGAATGGACGAAAACCAGCTCCAAATATTGGATGATCTTCCAAGTTCTGCAGTTGAAATGCAAGTCAAGGATAAG ttcctaaaaaaattaaatcgtcAAGAACGAGTAGTTGAAGAAGTGAAATTAGTTTTGAAACCACATTACACAAAAAAGCACGTAACGAAAGAAGAGTACAAGGATATTATGCGGAAAGCAGTACctaag ATATGTCATAATAAAACAGGAGAAATCAATCCAAAAAAGATTGCCCACTTAATAGAAGCTTACGTCAGAAAATGCAGAAgtagcaaaaagaaaaatactgaGAGTTCCTCCGTGAAGGCCTCTAAACCAGC